Genomic segment of Acidobacteriota bacterium:
CCGCAGTTCGGCGCTGGCAACAATCCGATGGAGCGCGGACGCTCGCTCTACCAGAAGAACTGCGCCGTCTGCCATGGGGTCGACCGCACGGGGCACCCGCCGACGTTTCCTTCGCTCATCGGCGTCAATAACCGTCTGAACAATGAACAGCTGGTCGACATGATTCATGCGGGCAAGTCGCCGATGCCGGGTTTCCCGAACATCACCGGCCAGTCGATGACGGACCTGTTGACCTACGTCAACAACGGATTCATCTCCAGTGACGCTCCTCCGCGCAAGGTGATGAAGGGTCTGGCCGAGGGCGAGCCGCGCTGGCGCACCGACTATGGCTACTGGTACACGAAGGCGGGCAACGGCGTGATGCGTCCACCATGGACGACCCTGTCAGCGTATGACATGAATACCGGGGAACAGCTATGGCAGGTCCCGGTCGACAGCGATCCGAACTATCCCATTAAGGGCATCAAGACCGGAACGGGCGATACGAACAAGGTCGGGATCGCCATCACCGGAAGCGGTCTGCTCTTCGTCCCTGAAGACCGCCTGAAGAAGCTGATCGCGCTCGACGCGGATACGGGCAAGACGCTGTGGGAAGGCGATCTTCCGGAGAACGCTGTCGGCGTCCCCTCCGTCTACGCCGTGAACGGCCGAGAGTACGTCGTCGTTCCCGCGGCAAGCGGAGTCGCGCGTCCCAAGGGCAACGCAAGGCAGGGTATGCCTGAGGCGGCCCCAGCGCCACAGGTGCACAATCAGTTCGTTGTATTCAGTCTGCCGGAGAAAAAGAAATAGCCTCTTCGGAACTGACTTGCAGAAAGCCTCGAGTTCATCTCGAGGCTTTTCTTTGTACGGACTGCGGAAATCTGTCAGACATTGTCGGGAAAATCGATGTCGTCGAAGAATTTGTAATTGCTCAGGCTGGCGGGGGGAGCGAAGAAACATGCCACCTTCATCTCGACATCGGAGAGGTTCTGAAGCATATGGATCTCTCCTTTGGGGAACAATACCGCGCTTCCGGCTTTGACTGACGCAATCTCACCGTTGACCATGACGCGCCCATGTCCTGTGAGAATGTAGATCACCTCTTCGCCCTCCGGATGCGAGTGGGCCGGACGAACTTTATGGCCAGGTTCGATACGGATTACCGCCATCGTGCAGTATTGCGAACCGGTATTCTCGGCAGTCACGACCCATCGAAGTCTTCGCCCCGGAAGGTCCAGCTCTTCAACCGCCGCTTCGTCGATCACCTTTACTGCCATTCGCATCCTCCATCTCTCAGGCAAGCTCGCTTTGGACTCTGGCGGCAATCGCAACCGGGCTAAGGCCAAAGACCTCAATCAACTCTTCGTAGGTTGCGGAGTGAATAAATTGCTTCTCCCCCTCTGCGTCAAGAGTATTGATTGTTTTGACATGGCCTAGTTTGTCGAGACTCAATTTGTCGCCATGCCGGTACAGGACCTTCAGGAAGTTCTGCCAGAGATAGCCATTGTTTTGTTCGGCGAAGAACATAGGCAGTTCGGTCTCATACAGTTGGACCAGCAGCTCCTTGTCCACGGATGGCATGTCGACAACCATGACATTGATGCCATTCTTTGCACAAAGATCGCCTGCGGCAAGCGCTTCATGTACGCCGCGGCCACTGCTGATGAGAATGGCACGATCGCTCTCACTCTGCCGCAACACGTAGCCTTTTCCGTATTCAAACTCATAGTCGTTGTTGTAAAGCACGGCGGAGCCGGTGCGCATCACCCTGACATAGAGGAGGCCCTTATTGCCCTCCATCGTCCATCGCATGATAGAGAGCATCTGCTGCGGGCAGGAGACATCGATGATCTTCAGATGCGCAACCCCGTCGAAGGTCGTGGCGTCGTCGTTTCCCATATGGGTTGCGCCATTTGTCCGCGTCTCGAAGTTTGCTGCTGTTGCAAGGAACGTTACATCGAGGCCATGCCCTTCGCTCAGCCAGCCGTCGGCTGATTCCATTGCCTCGATCCGCTCCTGATGGCCGACTGCAATACGCCGCAGCACCTGCCAGTTGAAAAACGGGCAGAACGTGCTGCACCACGCGTTGTATCCGAGAGCGGCGAAGGCCTCAGCGATGAGCATCATGTTCGCCTCCGCAACGCCGGCGTTGAGGGCGCGCGTCTGATCGACCGCGGCCACACCCGCTTCCAGGCCGCTGGTCGACGCCAGATCGGAGTCGATGGACATCACTCGCGGATCGCGTGCAAAAACTTTCATTCCGGCAGTAATGATTTCAGCCGCACTGTAGCTCTTGCCGCGATCGAGTTTGGGAAGACCTGCTGCGTTGTAGCGAATCTGCTTGTCCCTTGCAGGCACGCGCTTCGTGAGAACTGGGCCGATGAACTGGCCCAGGAAGTCGCGGCTCTTCGATTCACTCGCATGGAGATGCATGCGCTCTGCTTCACTCAAAAAGAGGTCGCGCATCTCCTGTGCGTCGGGCATATCCGTCAAGCGATCGAGAAAAGCGATGAATTCAGCAACCCGATTCATTCGCTGCTGTTGCTGCAGCTCCAGCTCCTGGGCAAACAACGCGTCAGGCACTGTGACCTTATGTTTGTTGAGAAAGTCGGAGAACGCGCCAAACCCCTTCTTCGAATTGCAGAGGATCGCCGTTGGCTTGCCGTTGCGGGGGTTGTAACGGAAGCTGTGCAAGGCCTCGAAGACGCCGTCGTACCGCGTGGCATCGACATTGAATGTGTTCCAGCCGAACGACCGGAAGACCTCTTCAAGAGGGGGCATCGGGTAGAGCATTCGGTCGTGAATGTCCAGTTGACCGTTGTTTCTATCCACAAGAAGACAGAGATTATCCAGGCCGTGTTGGGAGGCATACATAATGACTTCCCAACACGATCCCTCTTGAAGCTCTCCATCGCCGACCATGCAGTAGGAGTCAAATTGCGGGCTGCTCTTACCTGCGATTGCGAACCCCTGCGCGACACCGATCCCTTGTCCCATGGGACCAGTTGCGATGTGGACTCCAGGCAGGATAGGGCCTGGGTGACCGTTCAGAAGGCTCGTGTGCGAGCGCGAGTTCCGCAGGATCGACTCGGGGATATATCCCAGTTCGGCGTAGATCGAGGCCATAGCTGCGACGGCGTGTCCCTTGCTAAGGGTAAAGATGTCTTGTCCGCGTCGCGTCGGGTCTTCGATATCCAGCCGGATAAAACCGCCGTAAAAGAGGGTGACGAGCGGCAGGATGGCCGAAAAAGCTCCTCCAGAATGAAGCCCTTTGTCGACGGCATCGCGGCTTTGTGCCAGCGTGAGGATGCGAATGTCGGAGTCTTTAATGGCAAGCAGCTTCAGCAGGCCTTCCCGGATGATGGCGTCGCGATGCAGGGATACGCCACGACTGGACACCCTCGACTCGGTAACAGAGAATGCTTGCGTGCTCATGCAGTAGGTCCTTTTCGTTGAGGTCAGTATTATTGCATAATACGCATTTATATTTGCGTAATATGAGCAACAGTATAGGGGCGGTCACGCACGACCGTCAAGCAGAGAAGGGGGACGTTGATGTAAGAACGCCAGACGCTTGTTCGCTAAATGGAAGACAGGAGAAGTATGCGCGTAGTCGTTATTGGCGGCACTGGACACATTGGGACGTATCTCACGCCCCGGCTGGTTGAGGATGGCCACACGGTGCTCTGCGTGAGCCGCGGCCTTAAAACTCCCTATCGCGATCATCCGACATGGAAGACTGTCGAGAACGTTTTCGTGGACCGGGCGGCGGAGGAATCTGCGGGAACCTTCGGGGAACGTATCGCGTCGCTCGATGCAGACGTTGTGATCGACCTGACCTGTTACAAGCCTGAAAGCGCGGAACTGCTGACGGAAGCGCTGCTGGACCGCGTCAAACATTTTCTTCATTGCGGGACAATCTGGGTACACGGGCACAGCAGCGAAGTCCCAACGCTGGAAGATGCACCGCGCTCACCCTTCGGCGAGTACGGTATAAGGAAAGCCACGATTGAAGCGTATCTGCTTCGCATGGCGCGAGAGAATCATTTTCCGGCCACTGTTCTTCATCCGGGGCATCTTGTAGGAGTTGGATGGAACCCCATCAATCCTCAAGGCCACTTCAATCCTGAAGTGTTTTCCGATCTCGCACATGGCAAACAACTGTCGCTGCCGCATCTTGGAATGGAGACAGTGCACCACGTACACGCCGACGATGTTGCCCTGGCATTCCAGTGCGCAGTAGCACAACGAAGCTCCGCGATCGGGGAGAGCTTTCACGTCGTCTCGCCCGCTGCGTTGACACTTCGCGGATTTGCGGAGCAGATGGCCCACTGGTTCGGCCGTCCCGCAACGTTGGCCTTTCTGCCATGGGAGGAATGGAAGAGAACCGTTGCAGAGAAAGATGCGGCGGCTACCTGGGACCACATCGCCCATTCGCCGAACTGCAGCATCGCGAAGGCGCGAGCGTTGCTTGGCTACCGGCCCAGGTATACCTCGCTTCAGGCGGTTCAGGAAGCCGTAACGGATATGAAACGGCGTGGCGTCATGGATGGCGAATAGGAGCCACAGACAACGCCACGCTTCAAGAAGCTAGCGGCTCTCATTCCAATGCACCATCGGCAGTCCAGGCACCGGGGCGCGGAAGTAGGGAATGCTGTGAGCACGCAACGATCCGATGTAAACCGTTTGAAGGTCAGGTCCACCAAAGGTGACGCTGGCCATCCACGGTGCGATGCCGCGGCCGGTAGCGAATAGAACCTCTTCAGTTACAGCGCCTGCACGAAATTGATCTTCGAGCGCCGTTACTCTGGCGGGATCGCCTTCGTCGAGAAGAACTCTCAGGTCGCCTTGTGGTGTGAGCACAAAGAGCTTGTCTGAATAGACGCACGTCCCCCACAGGTTGCCGATGCTGTCGAAGGCAATGCCGTCGGGCCAGGCTCCGGTGCCCAGGCTGCTGGGGCCGAAGATCTCCCGCTCGCCGAGAGAGCCATCTTCATGCACACGGAGCCGGCTGATGCATCCGCCGGTCGTCTCTACGACGTACATGTACTCCTCTTTCGCGTCCATTCGAATCTCGTTGGTGAAGTGAAAGCCCTCGGCGACGATGTGGAACTTACCGTCAATGTATCGTGCGATATAACCATCCGGCAGGTCGGGCCGCAGCGCGTGCATCCAGTTCTTGATTCTGGTTGAAATGGTGATCCAGATACGCCCCCTGGAATCGCGCAGGACAAAATTTACTTTGCCGATCGCTTCTCCATCGATGCTGTCGGCGAGCACCTTCGATTCGCCCGAGCGAGTCATGATCTCGAGGCGGTCCGTGCCGAAGTTCGAGATCAGGATGTCTCCATTTGGAGCAAACGCCAGCCCGTTGGGGAGTGTGCCGGTCAGATACCGCGTCGCCTCGCTATCTGCCTCTGCGAAGTGAGCGGAGATTTTCTGCGTGACGATCTCCTGCGTTCCATCGTGACGCATACGGACGACGCCTCCGCGTGAATCCGCCGACCACAAGGTCCCATCCTTCTCCGCGAGGATACATTCGGGCCTTTGCAGGCCATGACCGATATATTGCAGCTTGGATTTATCGATTCCAAAATCCAGAACAGGGTTTTCCATCCGCGCTCCTATTGTTGCTTATTATGCAAAATAGTTTGCTTGATAAGCTCGACCAAAGGCAAGCAAGGAGGGAGGGCTTTTCGCAAACACTCCAGCGCAGCAGCGCAATGTGCTTCGTGCTTTTGGGAGGAGAATCTCGTCAGGCGGTTTCGTCGGCAGCATCGTCAGCATTGCTGAGAAGCTCGCCGATCTTCGTTGCGCACTGTACGACCCGTTTGGAATACGCGGGGAAATGTTCCTTGAGGAAACGCGAGGCCGGCGCCGAGATTCCAATCGACCCAACGATGATGCTGTCATTCAGGCGGATCGGTGCGGCAACGCAACGCATGCCTTCCATGAATTCCGCTTCGTCGAGTGCATATCCCCGCTGCCGGATTCCAGAGCACTCCTTTACGAGCGCGGGAAAAGTTTTAATCGTTGTCTTGGTGAATGATTGCAACGAGCCGCTGCCAAAGATCGACTTCAACTCCTGCTCATTGGCATCCGCAAGCAGGGCCTTGCCATGAGCCGTGGCGTGGAGGGGCACCAATTCACCGGTCTGTCCGGCGACGACAATGACATGGCGCGCATGCACGGAGTCGATGAACAAGGCATTCTTTCCTTCGCGAATGGCAAGATGCGCCGTCTCATTGAGACCGTTGGCAAGTGCCTTCAGCTCGTTGTGGGCCACCCGGACGAGCATATTGCTCCAGTCATACTGTCGAGAGAGCGTCCAGATGGCCGAACCTAAGATGTAGTCTTTCCGGCCTGCGGGGCTGGAGAGAAAACCGCGACGACGCAAAGTCTGGGCAAGACGGAAGGCGCTGCTCCGGTCTACATTCAGAAGCTCGGCGAGTTCGCCAAGGTTCACAGGCTGCTTGGATGTCGCCACCGCCTGAAGAATCGTCAGGCCACGGTCAAGGCTCTGAATGAAGGGAAGCTGCGCTGCTTTTTTTGCCATTTACTCTTTGCGCTCACGCTCTGAATTCGACTCCTATGGTCCGGAGGTAATCCCTGCTTTCTCTTGCCAGAGTGGCCGGAGGGGTAGGAGATGGGGTCCTGGAATCGTTGTCTAGCTCGACCATTACCATACCACTAATCTTTCTGCCCTCCATCATCTTCAAGATGGCCCGGACGTCGACGGTGCCCTGCCCGAGGGGACAATAACCCGCGAGGCGCTCGTCCTTCCCGTTGTAGTCCTTCAGGTGCATATGCTGCACGATTGGCAGGAAGTCCTTAACGACCTTCACGGCATCCTGACCGCCCTTCGTAAGTTGCCCCACGTCGGGACCAAACTTCAGGTGCCGCGTATCGACCGATTCGAGCACAGCGTAGGTCTCATCCCTCGACTCGATGCAGGTGCCGGTGTGCTGATGCAAAACCGGCGTCAGCCCTTCCTGCTCGACCACGAGCGCAAGCTCGTTCAGTGCGCTGACAATCGTTGTCCTGTTCGCGGGAAAGTCGTACGTCTTTCGATCGACCGGATTTGGGCCAACGACAAATATCCTGCCGTTGCACTGCTTGATCAGCTTGCACCAGTTTTTTGCTCTGGCGATCTCATCGGCTTTCCGTGACGGCTCGGTCAGATTCATCGTGCAATAGCCCGAGATAAGCGGTAGCCGATTTTTTTCGAGAACGGCTTCGAGGCCTCCCTTGCTCTGCCAATGGGAAAGCACGTCGCCAAAGGTCTCGAACCCATAAAAGCCCAGCGACGAGACCGACTGAATCGCCAGATCAACCTGATCGTTCCTCCAGGTGATTCCGGTATAGCCCACATGGGTTCGCAGTTTTCTGGGCGGGGCGGCAAGGCCGGATTGCGCGACTTGCATTGCGGCGACGGCGGCGAGCGAGGCCAATACATCACGACGGGTAAACATTCGACTCAAGAAAGGCCTCCTCGATGAATTGCGCAAAACGCATAAAAAATTGCATATGTCGCAATAACCTTGCTACAGCGATTTATCCATTGTCAAGGGGAGCTCTTGATTTCCCAGCGGCTTAACGAAGGTCTTCCGCGTCGCCAGGGAATCGGAAAAGCAGGCTTGACCAATTCTCATGCTGCCGATAAGATTCTTCAAGATTGCACATTGTGCAATAAGAATCTCGTTTCACGCAATATGCGTGATTGCGCTGGAATCGAGATTTACATGGCAATCGCAAAGGAGCCGCCTTGCCGAACTACACAAGTTTTGGACTCAATGACAAGGTTGCAATCGCGACGGGGGCCTCTCAAGGCATTGGACGCGCAATTGCCTTGGGGTTGGCACAGGCGGGCGCCCATTTGGTTCTCGCAAAGTATCCTGGCCCTCGAATGCACGAAATTGAAGAAGTGCAGCGAGAGATTGAAGCTCTTGGGCGCAGGGCGCTGATCGTTGTGACCGATGTCAACAAGGTGGAAGATTGCCGTTCCCTCATCGATAAGACGATAGACGCCTTCGGCCGGGTCGATATTCTCGTGAACAACGCCAGTTGGACAGGGACCGGCGATGCGATCGATGTCACGGAAGAAGAGTACGACAGGACCTTCGACGCCAGCGTCAAGAGTGTGTTCTTCGCCTCTCAGGCAGCGGCGCGCGTCATGCTTCAACAGGCGGGAGGTGGACGAATCATTCATATTGGTTCGAACTTTGGCGAAGTCGCCTTCAAGAAACGGGCTGTCTATGCAGCTGCGAAGGCCGCCGTCCATCATATGGCGAAGGCGCTTTCGCTGGAGTGGGCCGATAGAGGAGTGGTGGTCAATACGGTAGCGCCGTGCATCACCGAAACGGAATCGCGCAAAAACATTCTTGAGCGGCCGGGGTATAAAGAGTGGGCCACCCAGGAGATGATCCCCCGTGGACGATGGAATCAACCCGAAGACATTGTCGGCGCCGTTCTGTTTCTGTCGAGTGACCTGGCATCTATGATCGTTGGCCACACGCTGATGGTCGATGGTGGCTGGACGATTCACTGAGGCTGGCCCGTGACGCTCGCTGGA
This window contains:
- a CDS encoding SDR family oxidoreductase, coding for MPNYTSFGLNDKVAIATGASQGIGRAIALGLAQAGAHLVLAKYPGPRMHEIEEVQREIEALGRRALIVVTDVNKVEDCRSLIDKTIDAFGRVDILVNNASWTGTGDAIDVTEEEYDRTFDASVKSVFFASQAAARVMLQQAGGGRIIHIGSNFGEVAFKKRAVYAAAKAAVHHMAKALSLEWADRGVVVNTVAPCITETESRKNILERPGYKEWATQEMIPRGRWNQPEDIVGAVLFLSSDLASMIVGHTLMVDGGWTIH
- a CDS encoding cupin domain-containing protein, with amino-acid sequence MAVKVIDEAAVEELDLPGRRLRWVVTAENTGSQYCTMAVIRIEPGHKVRPAHSHPEGEEVIYILTGHGRVMVNGEIASVKAGSAVLFPKGEIHMLQNLSDVEMKVACFFAPPASLSNYKFFDDIDFPDNV
- a CDS encoding transketolase; protein product: MSTQAFSVTESRVSSRGVSLHRDAIIREGLLKLLAIKDSDIRILTLAQSRDAVDKGLHSGGAFSAILPLVTLFYGGFIRLDIEDPTRRGQDIFTLSKGHAVAAMASIYAELGYIPESILRNSRSHTSLLNGHPGPILPGVHIATGPMGQGIGVAQGFAIAGKSSPQFDSYCMVGDGELQEGSCWEVIMYASQHGLDNLCLLVDRNNGQLDIHDRMLYPMPPLEEVFRSFGWNTFNVDATRYDGVFEALHSFRYNPRNGKPTAILCNSKKGFGAFSDFLNKHKVTVPDALFAQELELQQQQRMNRVAEFIAFLDRLTDMPDAQEMRDLFLSEAERMHLHASESKSRDFLGQFIGPVLTKRVPARDKQIRYNAAGLPKLDRGKSYSAAEIITAGMKVFARDPRVMSIDSDLASTSGLEAGVAAVDQTRALNAGVAEANMMLIAEAFAALGYNAWCSTFCPFFNWQVLRRIAVGHQERIEAMESADGWLSEGHGLDVTFLATAANFETRTNGATHMGNDDATTFDGVAHLKIIDVSCPQQMLSIMRWTMEGNKGLLYVRVMRTGSAVLYNNDYEFEYGKGYVLRQSESDRAILISSGRGVHEALAAGDLCAKNGINVMVVDMPSVDKELLVQLYETELPMFFAEQNNGYLWQNFLKVLYRHGDKLSLDKLGHVKTINTLDAEGEKQFIHSATYEELIEVFGLSPVAIAARVQSELA
- a CDS encoding TIM barrel protein produces the protein MSRMFTRRDVLASLAAVAAMQVAQSGLAAPPRKLRTHVGYTGITWRNDQVDLAIQSVSSLGFYGFETFGDVLSHWQSKGGLEAVLEKNRLPLISGYCTMNLTEPSRKADEIARAKNWCKLIKQCNGRIFVVGPNPVDRKTYDFPANRTTIVSALNELALVVEQEGLTPVLHQHTGTCIESRDETYAVLESVDTRHLKFGPDVGQLTKGGQDAVKVVKDFLPIVQHMHLKDYNGKDERLAGYCPLGQGTVDVRAILKMMEGRKISGMVMVELDNDSRTPSPTPPATLARESRDYLRTIGVEFRA
- a CDS encoding IclR family transcriptional regulator; this translates as MAKKAAQLPFIQSLDRGLTILQAVATSKQPVNLGELAELLNVDRSSAFRLAQTLRRRGFLSSPAGRKDYILGSAIWTLSRQYDWSNMLVRVAHNELKALANGLNETAHLAIREGKNALFIDSVHARHVIVVAGQTGELVPLHATAHGKALLADANEQELKSIFGSGSLQSFTKTTIKTFPALVKECSGIRQRGYALDEAEFMEGMRCVAAPIRLNDSIIVGSIGISAPASRFLKEHFPAYSKRVVQCATKIGELLSNADDAADETA
- a CDS encoding NAD-dependent epimerase/dehydratase family protein encodes the protein MRVVVIGGTGHIGTYLTPRLVEDGHTVLCVSRGLKTPYRDHPTWKTVENVFVDRAAEESAGTFGERIASLDADVVIDLTCYKPESAELLTEALLDRVKHFLHCGTIWVHGHSSEVPTLEDAPRSPFGEYGIRKATIEAYLLRMARENHFPATVLHPGHLVGVGWNPINPQGHFNPEVFSDLAHGKQLSLPHLGMETVHHVHADDVALAFQCAVAQRSSAIGESFHVVSPAALTLRGFAEQMAHWFGRPATLAFLPWEEWKRTVAEKDAAATWDHIAHSPNCSIAKARALLGYRPRYTSLQAVQEAVTDMKRRGVMDGE
- a CDS encoding SMP-30/gluconolactonase/LRE family protein, whose protein sequence is MENPVLDFGIDKSKLQYIGHGLQRPECILAEKDGTLWSADSRGGVVRMRHDGTQEIVTQKISAHFAEADSEATRYLTGTLPNGLAFAPNGDILISNFGTDRLEIMTRSGESKVLADSIDGEAIGKVNFVLRDSRGRIWITISTRIKNWMHALRPDLPDGYIARYIDGKFHIVAEGFHFTNEIRMDAKEEYMYVVETTGGCISRLRVHEDGSLGEREIFGPSSLGTGAWPDGIAFDSIGNLWGTCVYSDKLFVLTPQGDLRVLLDEGDPARVTALEDQFRAGAVTEEVLFATGRGIAPWMASVTFGGPDLQTVYIGSLRAHSIPYFRAPVPGLPMVHWNESR